The Petrocella atlantisensis genome has a window encoding:
- a CDS encoding CotH kinase family protein — protein sequence MIKSKYIHWIVMMATVMALGISTLLIGYAFDTTSSESVTMDYADFVFNGDVISLDIIADPTAWSTMLENATAETYIMVDVVINGKEIKNVGIRPKGNSSLSQVARDDTSDRFSFRLKFDQYIKGQTFMGLDTMVMNNMIGDNSYMKEYLSYDIMAYMEVDTPLYGFTDVSVNGETWGFYLAVELYDDSYQSRVYGNTSGNLYNVKSMDIGSNHMDANQAQRPQGNTSSSGSAVVMNPGMQDARTREGVVSDEFIPKRGEGVEGREGIVGRGMGMGNNGNTGGDLKYTDDLMTSYAAIFENGVGKIGESDQKKVIEALKHLQEGEELEKYWDVDVILRYMAAHTVVVNLDSYSSNMAQNYYIYENDGKLTILPWDYNLAFGGFSSNSMTEVVNFPIDTPVSGVTMEERPLFNILLSQETYKATYHEYLETIVSDYLKQGQWAKKIETLDQLIGVYVEKDPSAFCTYEEYKQAIDTLTNLGTLRSESILGQLEGAIPSTNTTQETAKEKLIQADHLSIEDLGSMGGGGNSGKMAIFDQAKTD from the coding sequence GTGATAAAAAGTAAATACATACACTGGATTGTCATGATGGCTACAGTGATGGCTCTTGGAATAAGCACATTACTGATTGGTTACGCTTTTGATACTACAAGTAGCGAAAGTGTGACTATGGATTATGCAGATTTTGTTTTTAACGGTGACGTCATCAGTCTAGATATCATTGCTGACCCAACGGCTTGGTCGACGATGCTTGAGAATGCGACGGCAGAAACCTATATCATGGTCGATGTGGTGATTAACGGAAAAGAAATAAAAAATGTAGGCATACGCCCAAAAGGCAACTCAAGTCTATCACAAGTCGCTAGAGATGATACCTCTGACAGATTCAGTTTTAGGCTTAAATTTGATCAGTATATTAAAGGTCAAACATTTATGGGCCTTGATACCATGGTCATGAATAATATGATTGGTGATAACAGCTATATGAAGGAATATTTATCTTATGACATCATGGCCTATATGGAAGTGGATACGCCCTTGTACGGGTTTACAGACGTTTCCGTCAATGGCGAAACATGGGGTTTTTATCTTGCTGTAGAATTATATGATGATAGTTATCAAAGCCGTGTTTATGGGAATACCAGTGGCAATCTATATAATGTCAAATCCATGGACATAGGCAGTAATCACATGGATGCCAATCAAGCCCAAAGACCTCAAGGTAATACATCTTCAAGTGGTTCTGCTGTTGTTATGAATCCGGGTATGCAGGATGCACGAACTCGAGAAGGGGTCGTTTCAGATGAATTTATACCGAAGAGGGGTGAAGGCGTTGAAGGAAGAGAAGGTATAGTAGGAAGAGGCATGGGTATGGGTAATAATGGGAATACCGGTGGTGACCTTAAGTACACAGATGATTTAATGACCAGCTATGCTGCAATATTTGAAAATGGCGTGGGAAAAATTGGAGAAAGTGATCAGAAAAAGGTCATAGAGGCATTGAAGCATTTGCAAGAGGGCGAGGAACTGGAAAAATACTGGGATGTAGATGTCATACTAAGATATATGGCGGCCCATACAGTAGTAGTGAATCTAGATAGTTATAGTTCTAATATGGCACAAAACTATTACATTTACGAAAATGATGGGAAGCTTACTATTTTACCCTGGGACTATAATTTGGCTTTTGGTGGGTTCTCATCCAACAGTATGACAGAGGTTGTTAATTTTCCTATCGACACGCCTGTAAGTGGTGTCACCATGGAAGAACGTCCTCTTTTTAATATCTTATTAAGTCAGGAGACTTATAAAGCAACGTATCATGAATATTTGGAAACAATTGTTTCAGATTATTTAAAGCAGGGTCAATGGGCAAAAAAGATTGAAACACTTGATCAACTAATTGGTGTGTATGTGGAAAAGGACCCGTCTGCTTTTTGTACCTACGAAGAATATAAGCAGGCAATAGATACACTAACGAATCTAGGGACACTTCGAAGTGAGAGTATCCTTGGACAGCTTGAAGGCGCTATTCCATCAACAAATACA
- a CDS encoding DUF4956 domain-containing protein yields MTFQDIFKSSFLEKAATFSLTDIALAMVVSLCLGLMIFYVYKMTFTGVMYSASFGVSLIAMTLITTLIILAVTSNIILSLGMVGALSIVRFRTAVKESLDIAFLFWSISIGIVTGAGLIPLGIIGSIFISIVLLIFVNRKSTDTPYLIVVNCLEDMAETEVLSLIKSKTKKHLMKAKTVSRNGIELTVEVRLLDMNASLVNELLLINNVENAILVSYNGEYL; encoded by the coding sequence ATGACATTTCAGGATATTTTTAAAAGCAGTTTTTTAGAAAAAGCAGCAACCTTTTCACTCACGGATATAGCCCTTGCTATGGTTGTATCTCTATGTTTAGGTCTAATGATTTTTTATGTTTATAAGATGACCTTTACAGGTGTTATGTACTCAGCATCTTTTGGGGTATCTCTTATTGCGATGACCTTAATTACCACCCTTATCATTTTAGCGGTGACATCAAATATTATTTTATCCCTTGGTATGGTGGGTGCTCTGTCCATAGTACGCTTTAGAACAGCTGTCAAAGAATCACTGGATATTGCTTTTTTATTCTGGTCCATTTCAATTGGTATTGTAACAGGAGCCGGTCTTATACCCCTTGGTATTATTGGTTCCATATTTATCAGTATCGTGCTTTTGATTTTTGTAAATCGAAAAAGCACAGATACACCTTATCTAATCGTGGTCAATTGTTTGGAAGATATGGCAGAGACAGAAGTCTTGTCTCTTATCAAATCTAAAACCAAGAAACATTTGATGAAAGCAAAAACAGTGTCTAGAAATGGTATTGAGTTAACAGTAGAAGTACGATTGTTGGATATGAATGCCAGTCTCGTCAATGAACTCTTGTTAATTAACAACGTAGAAAACGCTATATTGGTGAGTTACAACGGTGAATATTTATAG
- a CDS encoding polyphosphate polymerase domain-containing protein has product MHNRKYRHELKHSINTFDVIGLISRLSHVAKADSHGGTDGTYQVRSLYFDNLYDKALMEKVNGVPSREKFRIRYYGEDLSYIKLEKKSKYRGLCHKTSAPLTGDQCRYLLEGKIDFLKESSMDLHKELYAKMRSQQLSPKSIVDYTRRAFIYSAGNVRITIDSNIRGSDQIQQFLNPTFIGKAIIQDIILEVKYDHFLPQVMATATQIPNRQTVAFSKYAICRIKGEYI; this is encoded by the coding sequence ATGCATAATCGAAAATACCGTCATGAATTGAAGCATTCTATTAATACGTTTGATGTCATTGGTTTGATTTCAAGACTCAGTCATGTTGCAAAAGCAGATAGTCATGGAGGAACAGATGGCACCTATCAAGTCAGGAGCCTTTACTTTGATAACCTTTACGATAAGGCGTTGATGGAAAAGGTGAATGGTGTACCTTCAAGGGAAAAATTTAGAATACGCTATTATGGTGAGGACTTGTCTTATATTAAACTTGAAAAAAAGAGCAAATATAGAGGACTTTGCCACAAAACATCTGCACCCTTAACAGGGGATCAGTGCAGGTATTTACTAGAAGGGAAAATAGATTTTTTAAAGGAAAGTTCTATGGATTTGCATAAAGAGCTATACGCAAAGATGCGTAGTCAGCAACTGAGCCCAAAAAGCATTGTGGATTATACCAGAAGAGCTTTTATATATTCAGCAGGTAATGTTCGCATCACCATAGACTCTAACATAAGAGGGAGCGACCAGATCCAGCAATTTCTAAATCCGACGTTTATCGGAAAAGCCATCATCCAGGACATCATTCTTGAGGTCAAATATGATCATTTTTTACCACAAGTTATGGCAACAGCAACACAGATTCCTAACAGACAAACAGTGGCTTTTTCAAAATACGCCATTTGCAGAATTAAAGGAGAATATATATGA
- a CDS encoding response regulator transcription factor — protein MRILIIEDEVPLAEALLQILKKNNYSVDMVHDGEAGLDYSLSNIYDVILLDIMLPKMDGLTLLKHLRKESIHTPVLLLTARGEISQRVEGLDSGADDYLVKPFASEELLARIRVLSRRKGDVPIDDGLSYGDLKLNPSTLKLTKDHLEIKMTLREYELLELLILRKGMVTSKESILEKLWGFDTEAEHNHVEVYISFLRKKLNFIGSTVSIHTLRGVGYTLEVH, from the coding sequence ATGCGCATTCTAATTATTGAAGACGAAGTACCTCTTGCTGAGGCACTGTTGCAGATTCTCAAGAAAAATAATTATTCCGTTGACATGGTCCATGACGGCGAAGCCGGCCTTGACTATAGCTTGAGCAATATTTATGATGTCATCTTGCTGGATATCATGTTACCAAAAATGGACGGATTAACCCTTCTTAAGCATCTAAGAAAAGAAAGCATTCACACGCCTGTACTCCTTCTAACAGCTCGAGGTGAGATTTCACAACGGGTTGAAGGCCTTGATAGCGGTGCTGATGATTATCTTGTCAAACCTTTTGCTTCTGAAGAGCTTCTTGCTAGAATACGTGTCCTTTCTCGTAGAAAGGGTGATGTTCCAATAGATGATGGTCTATCTTATGGAGATCTCAAGTTAAATCCAAGCACGCTAAAACTAACCAAGGACCACCTTGAAATCAAAATGACCTTAAGAGAGTATGAATTACTTGAGCTTCTTATCCTTAGGAAAGGTATGGTAACTTCTAAAGAAAGCATTCTTGAAAAACTTTGGGGTTTTGATACAGAAGCTGAGCACAATCATGTTGAAGTCTATATTTCTTTCCTAAGAAAAAAACTGAACTTTATCGGTTCAACTGTATCCATCCACACTTTACGGGGTGTTGGTTATACTTTGGAGGTGCATTGA
- a CDS encoding sensor histidine kinase has product MFEKLRTRLILMNLLIITILIISGFSAIFIFTYNDINSRIDMELHRIADFQEFGNSRSSSQPNRPNPSILEPNRSLSFVLFVNDQWQLLRATSFFEAEENFYDTAIEAFLKERPSKVIEFDGSKWSYLVKSNNMGYHLVFLDVTSQYAMLTRLIYTFLVAMAIMLLFIFLISRFLTDRSIRPVKEAYEKQKQFVGDASHELKTPLAVINTNVDVLLANHASSIADYSKWLKNIQFETDRMDHLVHDLLFLTQMDQVNPDLIYSVFDLSYTIENALLSMEAILYEKGLKLNHQLEPSMKINGNHQQIYQVIMILLDNAIKYTSEKGSIHLNLQRHSQHAIFTITNTGEGIPKEHINRIFDRFYRVDASRTRSSGGYGLGLAIAKSIIEQHRGKISVSSIPNESTTFMIKLNTL; this is encoded by the coding sequence ATGTTTGAAAAACTAAGAACCCGACTGATTTTAATGAATCTTCTCATCATTACCATATTAATAATCAGTGGCTTTTCGGCGATTTTTATCTTCACTTATAACGATATAAACAGTCGTATTGATATGGAATTACATCGCATTGCTGATTTTCAAGAATTTGGCAATAGCCGTTCATCTTCCCAACCTAATAGACCCAATCCCTCAATCTTAGAACCGAATCGATCCCTTTCTTTTGTTCTTTTTGTTAATGATCAATGGCAATTACTTCGTGCTACCAGTTTTTTTGAAGCAGAAGAAAATTTCTATGATACTGCTATAGAAGCTTTCTTAAAAGAGCGTCCTTCTAAAGTCATCGAATTTGATGGTAGCAAATGGTCTTATTTGGTGAAGTCCAATAACATGGGTTATCACTTGGTCTTTTTAGATGTCACCAGTCAATACGCCATGCTTACAAGATTAATCTATACTTTTTTAGTTGCAATGGCCATTATGCTACTTTTTATTTTCCTCATTAGCCGCTTTTTAACAGACAGATCCATACGTCCTGTAAAAGAGGCTTATGAAAAACAAAAACAGTTTGTCGGCGATGCATCCCATGAACTTAAGACACCACTTGCAGTTATAAATACTAATGTTGACGTACTCCTTGCCAACCATGCATCAAGTATTGCCGATTATTCGAAATGGCTTAAGAATATACAATTCGAGACGGATCGGATGGATCATCTGGTTCATGACTTGCTGTTTCTGACTCAGATGGACCAAGTCAATCCGGATCTCATCTACAGTGTTTTTGACCTAAGTTACACTATTGAAAACGCACTTTTATCGATGGAAGCAATATTGTACGAAAAAGGACTCAAACTGAATCATCAGCTTGAGCCCTCAATGAAAATAAATGGTAATCACCAACAAATCTATCAAGTGATTATGATTTTACTGGATAACGCCATCAAATATACTTCTGAAAAAGGTAGCATTCATTTAAACTTACAAAGGCATAGTCAACATGCTATTTTCACCATCACCAATACCGGTGAGGGTATACCTAAAGAGCATATTAACAGAATTTTTGACCGTTTTTACCGCGTAGATGCCTCTAGGACACGGTCAAGTGGGGGGTACGGTCTTGGTCTTGCTATCGCAAAATCCATAATCGAACAACATCGTGGTAAGATTTCAGTATCAAGTATCCCTAATGAGAGTACTACTTTTATGATAAAACTTAACACACTTTAA
- a CDS encoding diguanylate cyclase: protein MKLPFSNRKQSIRGDLLRPFIISFLCTMVLMAGILITQSQKMVNQVLNELQGEMLIMLDRELNTRLGEATQLSRISHDAMKNNLLNTQDPQNRERFFSMMVKHYPNVTMSYVGLPSGEFYGARRNIDGTIDIGRNNASTSGHSEYYRIDAYGSADSLTQVFENFDPRIRPWYTSAESSEGVVFSSIYSHFLFKEPTITASLPYYEKDELVGVFGVDVLLTWLGESLRELPIGNNGLVFIVDQDEQLVATTTDDEIFKLVDDKSVNVSIHDVDNSVIRTILSADQSFEEDLSIHSKSYMVTKMSYTYENLDWNIYIALMKDDFLEDLRTTLAWTLLLVAFITALFIAGTVVSVKRIVMPIIKLNDATKKLEQGIYVKLDMDHHKNEIYELKNSFNSMGQKIIHHVEILEEEVATRTKELEEKNQILKDLSYTDQLLHIGNRRKFDESGSFMFELANRSALSFTIIMLDIDDFKIFNDTYGHVEGDNCLIQIAKSMQNSLNRKTDLLARYGGEEFVVAITHLTKEQVLDRAERIRASIENLKIENIKTKTGYVTVSIGIAHAVAYEDLTLENMVREADQAMYAAKVAGKNRCVIKEL, encoded by the coding sequence ATGAAATTACCATTTTCAAACAGGAAACAATCTATAAGAGGAGATTTGCTTCGACCGTTTATAATCAGTTTTTTATGCACCATGGTTTTGATGGCGGGTATACTGATTACTCAAAGTCAAAAAATGGTGAATCAAGTCTTAAATGAACTTCAAGGCGAGATGTTGATTATGTTAGATAGAGAACTTAACACGCGCCTAGGTGAAGCAACGCAACTTTCGCGTATATCTCATGATGCCATGAAAAATAATTTACTCAATACCCAAGATCCCCAAAACCGAGAACGTTTCTTTTCGATGATGGTGAAGCATTATCCCAATGTTACCATGTCTTACGTTGGACTGCCAAGTGGTGAATTTTACGGTGCAAGACGTAATATTGATGGCACCATAGATATTGGTCGTAATAATGCATCCACCTCCGGCCATTCTGAATACTATCGTATTGATGCCTATGGTAGTGCTGACAGCTTGACTCAGGTATTTGAGAATTTTGACCCTAGAATTAGACCTTGGTACACAAGTGCAGAGTCATCTGAGGGTGTTGTTTTTAGCTCAATCTACAGCCATTTTTTGTTTAAGGAGCCAACGATTACAGCAAGTCTTCCATATTATGAAAAAGATGAACTGGTTGGCGTTTTTGGCGTTGATGTATTGCTAACATGGCTAGGTGAATCTCTTAGAGAATTACCTATTGGAAATAACGGTCTGGTATTTATCGTAGATCAGGACGAACAACTTGTGGCAACAACCACAGATGATGAGATTTTTAAATTAGTCGACGACAAGTCTGTCAATGTATCCATTCATGATGTGGATAATTCGGTAATCAGGACTATCTTATCAGCAGATCAATCTTTTGAAGAAGACTTAAGCATTCATAGTAAATCCTATATGGTGACCAAAATGTCCTATACATATGAGAACTTAGATTGGAATATCTATATCGCTTTGATGAAAGATGATTTTTTAGAAGATCTAAGAACAACTTTAGCTTGGACCCTTCTTTTAGTAGCTTTCATCACAGCATTGTTTATTGCAGGGACAGTGGTTAGTGTCAAACGTATTGTAATGCCTATTATCAAACTTAATGATGCAACTAAGAAACTTGAGCAAGGCATTTATGTTAAGTTGGATATGGATCATCATAAAAATGAGATTTATGAATTAAAGAATAGCTTCAATAGCATGGGACAAAAAATTATACATCATGTAGAAATCCTCGAAGAAGAAGTGGCAACGCGAACAAAGGAGCTTGAAGAGAAGAATCAAATTCTAAAAGACTTATCCTACACGGATCAACTATTACATATCGGCAATCGTAGAAAGTTTGACGAGAGTGGCAGCTTCATGTTTGAGTTGGCCAACCGTAGCGCATTGTCATTTACCATTATAATGCTTGATATAGATGATTTTAAGATTTTTAATGATACTTATGGTCATGTTGAAGGTGACAATTGTCTGATTCAGATTGCAAAGTCTATGCAAAATTCTTTAAATAGAAAAACAGACCTACTCGCTCGTTATGGTGGAGAAGAGTTTGTTGTGGCAATAACCCACTTAACAAAAGAACAAGTGCTAGATAGAGCCGAGCGTATAAGAGCTTCCATTGAAAATCTAAAAATAGAAAACATCAAAACAAAAACAGGTTACGTTACGGTCAGCATTGGTATAGCCCATGCAGTTGCGTATGAGGATTTGACCCTTGAAAATATGGTTAGAGAGGCAGATCAGGCTATGTATGCTGCAAAAGTAGCCGGTAAAAATCGCTGCGTGATTAAGGAACTCTAG
- a CDS encoding sensor histidine kinase codes for MFKQQFFKRLQVQIAFFYFIASLVTVVLIGFILYYSISGIVLSETLNSTRMAVDKSGSAIEAYIDKMKDLTKIIAENPSTIRYLSVQKPLPNEAQDINRLIDTVREGDQSILSIIVVGKEGQLISNESSLDMSMSDDMMKEPWYLSAIDSGTMPTLTSARMQGFNMDKMHWVISLSREIKDRNGENLGVLVIDFKYSVIEDYLKDINLGMEGYAFILNSQNEVVYHEDTRYFEDEDKRNNLIEISAMTQGYDPGMNRLIYQYSLRDSDWTLVGLASLDGLSAIRQQLIETIFLVGLVGLGILVISATFIAGRITNPINKLEEAMNDIEGGLKAITIDEQGCYEAQSLASHYNDMIVKIKALMTDIAQQEKSIRSYELNVLHSQINPHFLYNTLDTIVWMGEFGDGDKVVEITKALARFFRLSLSGGSETTTIAGEVDHVRQYLFIQKERYGNQLSYTIYEEEGLSEIVIPKIILQPIVENAIYHGIRKQDTSGHIDIRVFRQGEDILLEVQDNGCGFDMQNPKITTKPQEVRLGGVGIQNVDQRVKLYYGQDYGLTLSSHVGQGTLVRIRIRPTLGEDNIIDRNSV; via the coding sequence ATGTTCAAGCAACAGTTTTTCAAGAGACTTCAAGTACAAATTGCTTTTTTCTATTTTATTGCCAGTCTGGTAACGGTTGTTCTGATTGGCTTTATTTTGTATTACAGTATTTCCGGCATTGTACTTAGCGAGACATTAAACAGTACAAGAATGGCTGTAGACAAAAGCGGTAGTGCCATAGAAGCCTATATCGATAAAATGAAGGATCTGACTAAGATTATAGCAGAGAATCCTTCAACCATAAGATATCTGTCTGTTCAAAAACCTTTACCCAACGAGGCACAGGACATTAACCGTCTGATAGACACAGTTAGAGAAGGTGACCAATCCATTCTATCGATCATCGTTGTCGGTAAAGAGGGCCAGCTCATCTCCAACGAATCTAGCCTAGACATGAGTATGTCAGATGATATGATGAAAGAACCTTGGTACCTATCTGCAATAGATTCAGGGACTATGCCTACCCTAACATCTGCTAGAATGCAAGGATTTAACATGGACAAGATGCACTGGGTCATTTCATTAAGTAGAGAAATCAAAGATCGTAATGGAGAAAATTTAGGTGTTTTAGTCATTGATTTTAAATACAGCGTTATTGAGGATTATTTGAAAGATATTAATCTAGGCATGGAGGGTTATGCCTTTATTTTGAATAGTCAAAATGAAGTGGTCTATCATGAAGACACCAGGTATTTTGAAGATGAAGACAAAAGAAATAATTTAATAGAGATAAGTGCTATGACTCAAGGCTATGACCCGGGGATGAATCGGCTCATATATCAATATAGCTTGAGAGATTCTGACTGGACCCTTGTAGGATTAGCATCTTTAGATGGTTTATCAGCGATAAGGCAGCAGCTGATTGAAACCATTTTTTTAGTGGGCTTGGTAGGTTTAGGTATATTGGTGATTAGCGCTACCTTCATTGCCGGTCGTATAACGAACCCAATCAATAAACTTGAAGAAGCCATGAATGATATTGAGGGCGGTTTAAAAGCGATAACGATTGATGAACAGGGTTGTTATGAAGCTCAGAGCTTAGCAAGCCATTATAATGACATGATTGTAAAAATCAAAGCTTTAATGACCGACATCGCCCAACAAGAAAAATCCATAAGATCTTATGAGCTCAATGTCCTCCATAGTCAGATTAATCCTCATTTTTTATATAATACCTTGGATACCATTGTTTGGATGGGTGAATTTGGAGATGGGGATAAAGTGGTGGAGATTACCAAAGCTTTGGCAAGGTTTTTTAGATTATCCCTAAGTGGTGGTAGTGAAACAACGACCATAGCAGGTGAAGTCGATCATGTACGACAATACCTTTTTATTCAGAAGGAACGCTATGGTAATCAGTTAAGTTATACGATATACGAAGAAGAAGGGCTTTCAGAGATTGTCATTCCCAAGATTATTCTGCAGCCCATTGTTGAGAATGCCATTTATCACGGTATAAGAAAACAAGACACATCGGGTCATATTGACATACGTGTTTTTAGACAAGGAGAAGATATCTTACTTGAAGTCCAGGATAATGGTTGTGGTTTTGACATGCAGAATCCCAAGATAACTACCAAACCGCAGGAGGTAAGACTCGGTGGTGTAGGTATACAAAACGTAGATCAGAGGGTAAAGCTTTATTATGGTCAAGATTATGGTTTAACTTTATCATCACATGTTGGCCAAGGTACACTTGTCCGTATCCGCATTCGTCCTACTTTAGGAGAAGATAATATAATAGACAGGAATAGTGTGTAG
- a CDS encoding response regulator transcription factor — protein sequence MKLLIVDDEPIIRMGIKKLVDLKAVGITDMLEAANGETGLEIFIREQPDIVLADINMPRMNGLEFAERIKLIKPSVKIAIITGYDYFDYARQGIKVGVDDYILKPVSKKDIAQLLEKLVERVKSSQKNEAVEGLVLRLEKDNEINDETGYKEQILELLERHMNKADFSLSFLADELGLSMGYLSGLFKKIFGITFKEYVLTKRLDQAKLLLLSSQMKNYEISEAVGLTDPNYFSAAFKKRFGYSPNQYREKVGD from the coding sequence ATGAAGTTGTTGATTGTGGATGATGAACCCATTATCAGAATGGGTATCAAAAAATTAGTCGATCTTAAGGCCGTGGGTATTACAGATATGTTAGAGGCAGCCAATGGTGAAACCGGCCTTGAGATTTTTATTAGAGAGCAACCGGATATTGTTCTAGCGGATATCAATATGCCTAGAATGAATGGTCTTGAGTTTGCAGAACGTATTAAGCTTATAAAGCCAAGCGTGAAGATAGCTATTATTACCGGGTATGATTATTTTGACTATGCAAGACAAGGCATCAAAGTAGGTGTCGATGATTATATTCTAAAACCTGTATCCAAAAAAGATATAGCCCAACTCCTTGAAAAGTTGGTTGAACGGGTCAAAAGCAGTCAGAAAAATGAGGCTGTAGAAGGTCTTGTCCTTCGGTTAGAAAAAGACAATGAGATCAATGATGAAACAGGTTATAAAGAGCAGATCTTGGAATTACTGGAAAGGCATATGAACAAAGCAGATTTTTCACTAAGCTTCCTTGCAGATGAACTGGGTCTAAGTATGGGTTATCTAAGTGGGCTTTTTAAGAAAATCTTCGGAATAACTTTTAAAGAATATGTCTTAACCAAAAGATTGGATCAAGCTAAGCTCTTATTACTGAGTAGCCAGATGAAAAACTATGAAATCAGTGAGGCCGTAGGTTTAACGGATCCCAATTATTTTAGTGCAGCATTTAAGAAAAGATTTGGTTATAGCCCCAATCAGTACAGAGAGAAAGTAGGGGATTAG
- the msrB gene encoding peptide-methionine (R)-S-oxide reductase MsrB — protein MMITKAIVLILTALLIFTACSGSDINKISTMKSAGQEGIIEGTVSSKLVPPPDSPFPANPNLEVEFDMDQLDEIWLAGGCFWGVEAYMARIYGVYDVTSGYANGDTENPSYEDVLDGSGHAETVHVTYDTSKVTLEELLDAFFRVVDPTSLNKQGNDIGESYRSGIYYTKEEDLDVIAAVIEREQERYTEPIVTEVLPLKGYYLAETYHQDYLEKNPDGYCHIDFDELEMKTMNYEKPTEEEIEAMLTPLQYKVTQENGTEPAFDNTYWDNHDAGIYVDIVTGEPLFSSAAKYESGTGWPSFFVPISENAVVFKEDNTLFTKRVDVRSTIGDSHLGHVFPDGPADKGGLRYCLNSAALRFVPYEKMEEEGYADYMNMVK, from the coding sequence ATGATGATTACAAAAGCAATAGTATTGATTTTAACCGCATTGCTCATTTTTACAGCTTGTAGTGGATCAGACATAAATAAAATAAGTACAATGAAAAGTGCCGGTCAAGAGGGTATCATTGAAGGTACAGTATCTTCTAAACTGGTTCCGCCACCGGATAGTCCATTTCCCGCTAATCCTAACCTAGAAGTTGAATTTGATATGGATCAATTGGATGAGATATGGCTTGCCGGAGGTTGTTTCTGGGGCGTTGAAGCTTATATGGCACGTATATATGGGGTCTATGATGTTACGTCCGGTTATGCCAATGGAGACACAGAGAACCCAAGTTATGAAGATGTCCTAGACGGTTCTGGTCATGCAGAAACGGTACATGTTACTTACGACACCAGTAAAGTTACTCTAGAAGAGTTATTAGACGCCTTCTTTAGAGTAGTGGATCCTACATCCCTTAATAAACAAGGTAATGATATTGGTGAATCTTATAGGAGTGGTATTTACTACACCAAAGAAGAAGATCTAGATGTTATTGCTGCGGTGATTGAGAGGGAACAGGAACGTTATACAGAACCAATCGTGACGGAAGTATTACCTCTAAAAGGTTATTACTTGGCAGAGACCTATCACCAGGACTATTTGGAAAAGAATCCGGATGGTTATTGTCACATTGATTTTGATGAATTGGAGATGAAAACTATGAACTATGAAAAACCAACCGAAGAGGAGATAGAAGCCATGCTTACACCCTTACAATACAAAGTAACACAAGAAAACGGAACAGAGCCTGCATTTGACAATACTTACTGGGACAATCATGATGCCGGAATTTATGTCGACATCGTTACAGGTGAGCCCCTATTCTCATCAGCAGCAAAATACGAATCCGGTACCGGATGGCCCAGCTTTTTTGTACCTATTTCAGAGAATGCCGTTGTTTTTAAAGAGGACAATACCTTGTTCACCAAAAGAGTTGATGTAAGAAGTACCATTGGTGATAGTCATCTCGGACATGTTTTTCCGGATGGTCCTGCAGATAAAGGTGGATTAAGATACTGCTTAAATAGTGCGGCACTTCGGTTTGTGCCCTATGAAAAAATGGAAGAAGAAGGTTACGCCGACTATATGAATATGGTAAAATAA